Sequence from the Pararhizobium gei genome:
ATGCTTCAATTCTGCCTCGTCGGCGGCCGCCATGACGACGAAGCCGGGCAGGGTAGCGAGATAGGTCGTATCGAAGGATCCCGCATGGGTCGGGCCATCGGCGCCGACGAAGCCTGCCCGGTCGATCGGGAAACGCACCGGCAATCCCTGGATTGCCACGTCATGAACCACCTGGTCGTAACCACGCTGCAGGAAGGTCGAATAGAGCGCCGCAAAGGGCTTGTAGCCTTCGGCGGCCAGTCCTGCGGCGAAGGTAATCGCGTGCTGCTCGGCAATGCCGACATCGAAGCAGCGCGAGGGATAGGCAAGCGCAAACTTGTCGAGGCCGGTGCCGGAGGGCATGGCGGCGGTAATGGCGACGATCTTGTCGTCGTAGCCGGCTTCCTGCGTCAAGGCTTCGGCAAAGACGGCGGTATAGGCGGGCGCATTGGGCTTGGCTTTCGCCTGCGCGCCTGTGATGACGTCGAAGGTGTTGACCCCATGATATTTGTCGGCCGCCGCTTCTGCCGGAGGATAGCCCTTGCCCTTCTGCGTCACGACGTGAATGAGCACCGGCCCGGTCGAATTGTCGCGCACATTGCGCAAAACCGGCAACAGATGCTCGAAGGAATGGCCGTCGATCGGGCCGATGTGGTAGAACCCCATTTCCTCGAACAGCGTGCCACCGGTGACGTAGCCGCGCGCATGTTCGACGGCGCGGGTGATCGCCCGGTCGACCTTCTTGCCGAGATAGGCTGTCAGCTTCTTGCCCAGGTCGCGGAAGCCCATATAGGTCCGGCCCGAGGCAAGCCGCGCCAGATAGGCGCTCATGGCGCCGGTCGGCGGCGCAATCGACATATCATTGTCGTTGAGGATGACGATGAGCCGCGCATCGAGCGCGCCGGCATTGTTGAGCGCCTCATAGGCCATGCCCGCCGACATGGCGCCGTCGCCGATGACGGCGATGACATTGCGCTTTTCGCCCGACAGGTCGGCCGCGACGGCCATGCCGAGACCTGCCGAAATCGAGGTCGAGGAATGGGCGGCGCCGAACGGGTCATATTCGCTCTCGGCCCGCCGGGTGAAGCCGGACAGCCCGTTTTCCTGACGCAGCGTGCGGATGCGGTCGCGGCGGCCGGTCAGGATCTTGTGGGGATAACATTGATGGCCGACATCGAAGATCAGCCTGTCATGCGGGGTGTTGAACACCTTGTGGATGGCGATCGTCAGTTCGACCACGCCGAGGCCGGCACCCAGATGACCGCCCGTGCGTGACACGGCATCGACCATTTCCGCGCGCAGCTCCGTTGCCAGTTGATTGAGATCCTTGTCGTCGATCTTCTTCAAATCGTCGGGGTAAACAACCTGATCGAGAAGGGGAGTCGCCGGCATGGGCTGAACTGGCAGTTGTGTCACGCTGAAAGGCCTTCGTTACCGCGCGCCAAAGCCGCGATCGTAAGTGTGGTTGTCCGCTGAGCCGCGTCCATAACAGAATCGGCATGGATTGCAAAAATGGGTTTCTTGCGGCGCAAACCAAGAGTTTAACGAATATTACCGCTCCGGCAAAGGAATAAACTCTTCCTCGTCCCCTGGCACGATGTCGAAACGGCCGGTGCGCCATTCCTCCTTCGCCTGATCAATGCGCTCCTTGGATGAGGAGACAAAATTCCACCAGATATGCCGGGCCGAGCCCATGGCCGCGCCGCCGAACAGCATGACGTGACAGCCCTGCTGCCCGGCAGTGACGGTAATCGCGTCGCCGGCCCGGAACACCAGCAGCTGGTTGTCGGCGAAATGATCGCCCGCGATGATTGCTTCGCCCGAGAGGATGTAAAGCGCGCGCTCTTCCCAGTGCGCCCCGAAGGGCGCACTCTTGCCCGGCTCGATCGTCAGATCCACATAGATCGTATCGGAAAAGACCGAGACCGGCGAGATCATGCCTTCGAAGCTTCCGATCACGACGCGACCTTTGATGCCGTCCGTATCGAAAACAGGCAGCGCGCCCTTCTCCGTATGGCTGAAAACCGGGTCGATCTCCTCGTGGCTGTCGGGCAGGGCAAGCCAGGTCTGGAGGCCTGAAATCGACTGGGGTGAGCCGCGCAGCTTTTCCGGCGAGCGCTCGGAATGGACGATGCCGCGGCCGGCCGTCATCAGGTTGATGTCGCCCGGCTTGATGACCATCTCGGTGCCCAGGCTGTCGCGATGCTTGATTTCACCATCGAAGAGATAGGTCACCGTCGATAGCCCGATATGCGGATGCGGGCGCACATCGAGCGCCTGATCCGCCTTCAGGAGAGCCGGCCCCATGCGGTCGAAGAAGATGAACGGCCCGACCAGCCGCCGTTTCACCGAGGGCAGGGCGCGCCGCACTTGTAGATTGCCGATATCGCTGGTGCGCGGGATGATCAGATGCTCGATGGCATCGCAGGACGGCGCATCGCCGGCCTCAGGGTCGTTTCCGGGAAAGAAGGACATGAAGTGAGTCTCTCTGGTAGCGATACCCATAAGCTTACCGCATGTCCTCGCTTCTGTCCTGCCCCTAGATTTTAGACCGCAGGCTGACTGATGCGCCGCATGAGGCCGACCGTGACCATCCACAGCACGACGCCGATGCCAAGCAGGCTGCCGGCGATGGCATATTGGATCGGATCCCGTCCAGTCCAGGGCCCCGCCAGAAAAGCACAGCTGATGGCACCGAGGATCGGAACGATGGTTGGCGTGCGAAAGTGTTTATGCGCGACGGTGTCCTTGCGCAGGACGAGCACCGCGATGTTGACGATGGCGAACACGCAAAGAAGCAGCAGCGCCGTGGTTCCGCCCAGCTGCGGCACGCTTCCGGCAAAGATCAGAAGCCCGATCGCCAGAAGCGTGGTGAAGCCAATCGCGACATAAGGCGTGCGGCGCTCCGCATGCACGCCGCCGAGCACGGGGGGAACGACATTTTCCCGCGCCATGCCGTAGATCAGGCGGCTTGCCATCAGCATGTTGATCAAGGCTGAATTGGCAACGGCCAGCATGGTGATGATCCCGAAAATGCTGATCGGAAAGTTCGGCGCGCCGGCCTGCACCACCTTCAGCAGAGGCGTCTCGCCCTCGGCGAGTTCTGCCGCCGGGACGAGCGCGATGGCGGCGATCGAGACCAGCACGTAGATGATGCCCGTGATCACCAGACCGGTCAGCAGCACCTTTGGGAAAATCCGGCTCGGATCCTTGCACTCCTCGGCCATGTTGACCGAATCCTCGAAGCCGACCATCGCGAAGAAGGCGAGTGTCGTGGCGGCGGTCACCGACCAGAACACGCTGCTGTCTCCGGGCGGCGTGAAGGTGAAGGCGCGTGATAGATCGCCTTGCCCGCCGGTGATGGCCCACACGCCGATGACAATGATGACGAGGAGGCCGGAAAGCTCGATCATCGTCAGCACGACATTGAGCTTGACGCTCTCGCCGACCCCGCGAAAATTGATCGCCGCGACAAGACCCATGAACAGGATCGCTAGCGCCAGAATGCCATAGTCGCCGAAATCCAGCCCGAGTGAACCGCTGAAGTTGGCGGCGAAGGCGCGCGCCGCCGTCGATGCCGAGGTGATGCCAGAGGACATGACCGCAAAAGCCACGAGAAACGTTATGAAATGCACGCCGAATGCCTTGTGAGCGTAGAGTGCGGCTCCGGCGGCCCTTGGATATTTCGTCACCAGTTCGAGATAGCTGAAGGCTGTCAGAAGAGCGACGGCAAAGGCAATGAGGAAGGGCAGCCATACAGCGCCGCCGACTTCAGCCGCAACCTGTCCGGTCAGGGCATAGATGCCGGTTCCCAGAATATCGCCAATGATGAAAAGAAGCAGGAGCCCCGGTCCCATCACCCGCTTCAGTTCGGGCTGATGTCTCTCAGGGCGTTCCGTCGTTGCCGAAGGCTGTTCCATTCCGTTCTCCCGCACCAAGCGGCAACCGCGCCGCAGTCTTCATTCCGAACTAGAGGCGGAAAATGCAAAGAGAAGAGTTGTTGAAAGAGAAACGCGCAAAAGTGCACGCCGGGCAAAGGGGGCGTCGTTCACTCCCCGTCGAGCGGCTCGACGCCCTGCGGCTTGCCGGCACGATCGAGCCTGATTTTCTCGATCCGGTTTTCGGCAGCGTTGAGGAGTGCTTCGCAGTGTTTCTTCAGGGCTTCGCCGCGCTCGTAGATCTCGATCGATCTGTCCAGCGCCACGTCGCCACGCTCGAGCGCGGAAACGATCGATTCAAGTTCCTCGACGGCTTTTTCGAAGGAGAGGGAAGAAATTTCGGCCGGTGCGGCGGTTTGCGGAGCGGTGGTCATGATCATCCTCTCATCAGGCGATAAATGTGTGTGCCTGCCGATTCGGCCAGCCCCTGAAGATCGTAGCCGCCTTCGAGCAGGCTGACGAC
This genomic interval carries:
- the dxs gene encoding 1-deoxy-D-xylulose-5-phosphate synthase, which translates into the protein MPATPLLDQVVYPDDLKKIDDKDLNQLATELRAEMVDAVSRTGGHLGAGLGVVELTIAIHKVFNTPHDRLIFDVGHQCYPHKILTGRRDRIRTLRQENGLSGFTRRAESEYDPFGAAHSSTSISAGLGMAVAADLSGEKRNVIAVIGDGAMSAGMAYEALNNAGALDARLIVILNDNDMSIAPPTGAMSAYLARLASGRTYMGFRDLGKKLTAYLGKKVDRAITRAVEHARGYVTGGTLFEEMGFYHIGPIDGHSFEHLLPVLRNVRDNSTGPVLIHVVTQKGKGYPPAEAAADKYHGVNTFDVITGAQAKAKPNAPAYTAVFAEALTQEAGYDDKIVAITAAMPSGTGLDKFALAYPSRCFDVGIAEQHAITFAAGLAAEGYKPFAALYSTFLQRGYDQVVHDVAIQGLPVRFPIDRAGFVGADGPTHAGSFDTTYLATLPGFVVMAAADEAELKHMVRTAAAYDQGPISFRYPRGEGVGVEMPERGLILEIGKGRVMKQGSKVALLSFGTRLADCLLAAEDLDAAGLSTTVVDARFAKPLDRDLIRQLARHHEVLITVEEGAVGGFGSHVLQFLAHEGLLDNGLKIRPLVLPDVWMEQAKPEVMYAKAGLDRAGIVSTVFRTLGQKDLGIGAAG
- a CDS encoding exodeoxyribonuclease VII small subunit, which codes for MTTAPQTAAPAEISSLSFEKAVEELESIVSALERGDVALDRSIEIYERGEALKKHCEALLNAAENRIEKIRLDRAGKPQGVEPLDGE
- a CDS encoding APC family permease — protein: MEQPSATTERPERHQPELKRVMGPGLLLLFIIGDILGTGIYALTGQVAAEVGGAVWLPFLIAFAVALLTAFSYLELVTKYPRAAGAALYAHKAFGVHFITFLVAFAVMSSGITSASTAARAFAANFSGSLGLDFGDYGILALAILFMGLVAAINFRGVGESVKLNVVLTMIELSGLLVIIVIGVWAITGGQGDLSRAFTFTPPGDSSVFWSVTAATTLAFFAMVGFEDSVNMAEECKDPSRIFPKVLLTGLVITGIIYVLVSIAAIALVPAAELAEGETPLLKVVQAGAPNFPISIFGIITMLAVANSALINMLMASRLIYGMARENVVPPVLGGVHAERRTPYVAIGFTTLLAIGLLIFAGSVPQLGGTTALLLLCVFAIVNIAVLVLRKDTVAHKHFRTPTIVPILGAISCAFLAGPWTGRDPIQYAIAGSLLGIGVVLWMVTVGLMRRISQPAV
- a CDS encoding pirin family protein, which gives rise to MSFFPGNDPEAGDAPSCDAIEHLIIPRTSDIGNLQVRRALPSVKRRLVGPFIFFDRMGPALLKADQALDVRPHPHIGLSTVTYLFDGEIKHRDSLGTEMVIKPGDINLMTAGRGIVHSERSPEKLRGSPQSISGLQTWLALPDSHEEIDPVFSHTEKGALPVFDTDGIKGRVVIGSFEGMISPVSVFSDTIYVDLTIEPGKSAPFGAHWEERALYILSGEAIIAGDHFADNQLLVFRAGDAITVTAGQQGCHVMLFGGAAMGSARHIWWNFVSSSKERIDQAKEEWRTGRFDIVPGDEEEFIPLPER